One genomic segment of Impatiens glandulifera chromosome 6, dImpGla2.1, whole genome shotgun sequence includes these proteins:
- the LOC124941982 gene encoding serine/threonine-protein phosphatase PP1 isozyme 2, which yields MAQNGQVMDPTLLDDIINRLLDLRQARTARQVQLSEAEIRQLCTVSREIFLQQPNLLELEAPIKICGDIHGQYGDLLRLFEYGGFPPEANYLFLGDYVDRCKQSLETICLMLAYKIKYPENFFLLRGNHECASINRIYGFYDECKRRFNVRLWKVFTECFNCLPVSALIDDKILCMHGGLSPDLTDLDQIRNLPRPTDVPDSGLLCDLLWSDPSRDVKGWGMNDRGVSYTVGADKVAEFLMQHDMDLVCRAHQVVEDGYEFFADRQLVTIFSAPNYCGEFDNAGALMSVDESLMCSFQILKPADKKPRFL from the exons ATGGCTCAGAATGGGCAGGTAATGGACCCTACCCTTCTTGACGACATAATCAATAGGTTATTGGACCTTCGCCAAGCCAGGACTGCACGCCAGGTCCAACTATCCGAAGCCGAGATCCGTCAGTTATGCACCGTTTCTAGAGAAATCTTTCTTCAACAGCCCAACCTATTGGAGCTCGAAGCTCCGATAAAGATCTGCG GTGACATTCATGGACAATATGGTGATCTTCTGAGGTTGTTTGAATATGGAGGTTTTCCTCCTGAAGCCAATTACTTGTTCTTGGGGGATTATGTTGACCGCTGCAAGCAAAGCCTGGAGACGATATGCCTTATGCTTgcatacaaaatcaaatatcccgagaatttctttcttttgaggGGTAATCACGAATGTGCTTCAATCAACAGGATATATGGGTTTTACGATGAATGTAAACGTAGATTCAATGTGAGACTTTGGAAGGTCTTCACAGAATGTTTCAACTGTCTACCTGTATCTGCTCTTATTGATGACAAAATATTATGTATGCATGGTGGCCTTTCACCCGATCTAACAGACTTAGATCAAATAAGGAACTTACCCCGTCCAACAGATGTCCCTGATTCAGGCTTACTTTGTGACCTATTATGGTCTGATCCAAGTAGAGATGTGAAAGGCTGGGGAATGAATGATAGAGGAGTCTCCTACACGGTCGGTGCTGATAAGGTAGCAGAATTCTTGATGCAACATGATATGGATCTTGTTTGCCGTGCTCATCAG GTTGTGGAGGACGGTTATGAATTCTTTGCGGACAGGCAGCTAGTTACAATATTCTCTGCTCCCAACTATTGTGGTGAATTTGATAATGCGGGTGCATTGATGAGTGTCGATGAGAGCTTAATGTGTTCTTTCCAAATTCTGAAGCCAGCTGACAAAAAACCAAGATTTTTATGA
- the LOC124943535 gene encoding alpha carbonic anhydrase 8-like: MMSNTSSSALVFSLLALYFTVSVTALTSNTSDHHLGTVCGEKQLPKPTTPHVVPLAPHPKQKPAPLTAQHKPKPSVEPSKVVKLMPSKEKPTQATSKVNLTPKRNPTPAPTTVQHHNESPNVKLSPKKNPRVVSLKNNLDSSCPHGVPSKAVKAKSSDRVIPSSRKQMHNPDSALYITANSESAS; the protein is encoded by the coding sequence ATGATGTCCAACACTTCATCATCCGCACTCGTTTTTTCTCTACTAGCTCTTTACTTCACCGTCAGCGTCACCGCCCTCACTTCAAATACTTCCGACCACCACCTTGGAACCGTATGCGGCGAAAAACAACTTCCTAAACCAACTACTCCACATGTTGTTCCATTAGCACCTCATCCTAAACAAAAACCAGCACCATTAACTGCTCAACATAAGCCAAAGCCATCAGTCGAGCCATCAAAGGTAGTGAAGTTGATGCCTTCCAAAGAGAAGCCAACACAAGCCACATCAAAAGTGAACTTGACTCCTAAGCGAAATCCAACACCGGCTCCAACAACAGTTCAACACCATAATGAATCACCAAATGTGAAACTTTCTCCAAAGAAAAACCCTAGAGTAGTATCATTGAAGAACAATCTAGACTCGTCATGTCCACATGGAGTTCCATCAAAGGCGGTAAAGGCGAAGAGTTCAGATAGAGTTATTCCGTCGTCTCGTAAACAGATGCATAACCCTGACTCCGCTTTGTACATCACAGCTAATAGCGAATCCGCCTCTTAA